In a single window of the Halomicroarcula saliterrae genome:
- the hpt gene encoding hypoxanthine/guanine phosphoribosyltransferase yields the protein MDKLKQSLLEAPIIEKDGYHYFVHPISDGVPMLRPELLREIVIKIIRKAELDDVDKIVTPAAMGIHLSTAVSLMTDIPLVVVRKRKYGLDGEVALSQVTGYSENEMYVNDVYEGDRVLVLDDVLSTGGTLAALTGALEDIGADICDIVCVIKKDNGQNRLDDAGYDAKTLINVLVEDGEVVVTDAHGDG from the coding sequence ATGGACAAACTCAAGCAATCGCTCCTGGAGGCGCCGATCATCGAGAAAGACGGCTATCACTACTTCGTCCACCCCATCAGCGACGGCGTGCCGATGTTGCGGCCGGAGCTGCTGCGGGAGATCGTCATCAAGATAATCCGCAAGGCCGAGCTGGACGACGTCGACAAGATCGTCACGCCGGCGGCGATGGGTATCCACCTCTCGACGGCGGTGTCGCTGATGACCGACATCCCGCTGGTGGTCGTGCGAAAGCGCAAGTACGGGCTGGACGGCGAGGTCGCCCTGTCGCAGGTCACCGGCTACTCCGAGAACGAGATGTACGTCAACGACGTCTACGAGGGCGACCGCGTGCTCGTCCTCGACGACGTGCTCTCGACCGGCGGGACGCTGGCGGCGCTGACCGGCGCGCTGGAGGATATCGGCGCCGACATCTGTGACATCGTCTGTGTCATCAAGAAAGACAACGGTCAGAACAGGCTCGACGACGCCGGCTACGACGCCAAGACACTCATCAACGTCCTCGTCGAGGACGGCGAGGTCGTGGTGACGGACGCACACGGCGACGGATAG
- a CDS encoding GtrA family protein, which yields MSVGDRLRGLVPDRFESLVSGVRFGQFVSVGVIGFVCDTAMFVFLTEGLGILREVGLIVGIETAILVMFLVNDNWTFADERSDERDSLGRRLLRSHAVRIGGATTQFVVFVTIYRFLFVSLSISGIDLWSLFAKAVGVGIAMVVNYVFESIFTWEVHQGESH from the coding sequence ATGAGCGTCGGCGACCGCCTCCGCGGACTGGTCCCCGACCGCTTCGAATCGCTGGTGTCGGGCGTTCGGTTCGGACAGTTCGTCTCCGTGGGCGTCATCGGCTTCGTCTGTGACACGGCGATGTTCGTCTTCCTCACCGAAGGGCTCGGCATCCTCCGCGAGGTCGGCCTCATCGTCGGCATCGAGACGGCCATCCTCGTGATGTTTCTCGTCAACGACAACTGGACGTTCGCCGACGAGCGGTCCGACGAACGGGATTCGCTCGGCCGGCGCTTGCTGCGCTCACACGCCGTCCGCATCGGTGGCGCGACGACGCAGTTCGTCGTCTTCGTCACTATCTACCGGTTCCTGTTCGTCTCCCTGTCGATTTCCGGTATCGACCTCTGGTCGCTGTTCGCCAAAGCCGTGGGCGTCGGCATCGCTATGGTGGTCAACTACGTCTTCGAGAGCATCTTCACCTGGGAAGTCCATCAGGGCGAGTCGCACTAG
- a CDS encoding glycosyltransferase yields MSSTVGVVVPAFRPDIPELRRYVTAIVETVAPETVVVELDAPKDGVVAQLGDLPAVVETVPYRRGKGAAITAGFEHLETDVLVFADADGSTPVDSLADVVEEVRSGSADLSVGSRRHPDASVASHQTFARRFLGDGFAWLAGNLLSVSLFDYQCGAKAITASGWGQVRQHLYEPGFAWDVELVAIAGALDLRVTEVPIRWEDRPGSTVSPVRDSLALFRALLASRHRAKQLSDDRLHTAIAARREQPTALVERDR; encoded by the coding sequence ATGTCGTCGACCGTCGGTGTCGTCGTCCCCGCGTTCCGCCCAGATATCCCCGAGCTACGGCGTTACGTGACTGCCATCGTCGAGACGGTGGCCCCCGAAACCGTGGTCGTCGAACTCGACGCACCGAAAGACGGTGTCGTGGCACAGCTCGGCGACCTCCCGGCGGTCGTGGAGACGGTGCCGTACCGGCGCGGCAAGGGGGCCGCGATCACCGCCGGCTTCGAGCACCTGGAGACGGACGTGCTGGTCTTTGCCGACGCCGACGGGTCGACACCGGTCGACTCGCTCGCCGACGTCGTCGAGGAAGTGCGCTCGGGCTCGGCCGACCTCTCGGTTGGCTCCCGGCGCCACCCCGACGCGTCGGTGGCCAGCCACCAGACGTTCGCCCGGCGGTTCCTGGGCGACGGGTTCGCGTGGCTCGCCGGAAATCTGCTCTCGGTGTCGCTGTTCGATTACCAGTGTGGCGCCAAGGCCATCACCGCCAGCGGCTGGGGGCAGGTCCGTCAGCACCTGTACGAGCCGGGGTTCGCGTGGGACGTGGAACTGGTCGCCATCGCCGGCGCGCTCGACCTCCGCGTGACCGAGGTCCCGATACGGTGGGAGGACCGTCCCGGTTCGACCGTCTCCCCGGTCAGGGACTCACTGGCCCTGTTCAGGGCCCTGCTCGCGTCCAGACACCGCGCGAAACAGCTGAGCGACGACCGCCTGCACACGGCCATCGCCGCGCGCCGTGAACAGCCGACCGCCCTCGTCGAACGGGACCGATGA
- a CDS encoding DUF2298 domain-containing protein, whose translation MEYGLVILWLALYLLLSYVGATVASALFPRFAKRGVAFGLPLALTVLWLVTYFVGRVSLTGGVWLGLVALVVAAVAVARRREPVDSRAFGEVAAVFSLAFLFVVGIRAFDPAISPLAGEKFLDFGLVQSLLRADTLPPEDMWFAGEPVAYYYGGHLLTAILTRLTGTAGQYAYNLALAGFYATLVTGVYGLAGAVAADRNVPRRLAAGLSAFFVGVASNLTTPVRGLIYLLPEGVARSLAGAFGYELSGLALGPEEFYFWDASRVITDDPADFATYTPARGYSVNEFPLFAWLNGDLHAHMMSTGFLILAAALCFSYYQTPAEERRRRLALLFGALPAVAGFMAVTNTWSFPSVAGLAMVTVAMAPASPATLLPASLRDPLPVEGAPAEASRIGLAVAVAVGVVALGLLWSLPFWFGVGSGREVAVLPDRSSLMELVAIHGLFLAPFGLYLYAQIGRTVGTGRARLVGAGFLGVVAVGTVVDLAAVGLVVPLLVGAWLFARSPTGGQSSGPLPALADGGERPVGFETVLLVAGAGLVVLVEFVFIKENVGRMNTVFKTYMQVWVLWSAAVGPVLAWLLTRWRPDGETTRRLVKNGTTLFVVVLVCSTSVYGAIALPNHVGRGGEPTLDGMAYLDDAHAGEAEAIRWMDREIDGRPNIVTAAPAGYFWEPAEGSGASAPSSLTGIPTVAGWHHEAQYRNDSIYDERVTDVRTIYTGQPAAQRELLETYDVEYIYNGPAERERYGVISVDRLDAVTEIHRSGTVIIYRVDRSEL comes from the coding sequence ATGGAGTACGGTCTCGTTATCCTCTGGCTCGCCCTTTATCTGCTGTTAAGCTACGTCGGAGCGACAGTCGCGTCGGCCCTGTTTCCGCGGTTCGCAAAGCGGGGTGTGGCGTTCGGGCTGCCGCTCGCACTCACGGTCCTCTGGCTGGTCACCTACTTCGTCGGTCGGGTCTCACTGACGGGCGGTGTCTGGCTGGGGCTGGTCGCCCTCGTCGTCGCCGCCGTCGCGGTGGCACGCCGCCGTGAGCCGGTCGACAGTCGCGCCTTCGGGGAAGTCGCCGCCGTGTTCTCTCTCGCCTTCCTCTTCGTGGTGGGTATCCGGGCGTTCGACCCGGCTATCTCCCCGCTGGCCGGCGAGAAGTTCCTCGATTTCGGTCTGGTGCAGTCGCTGCTGCGGGCCGACACCCTCCCGCCGGAGGACATGTGGTTCGCCGGCGAACCCGTCGCCTACTACTACGGCGGCCACCTCCTGACGGCGATTCTCACCCGGCTGACCGGGACGGCGGGCCAGTACGCCTACAACCTCGCGCTGGCCGGCTTCTACGCCACGCTCGTGACGGGCGTCTACGGGCTGGCCGGCGCCGTCGCCGCCGACCGGAACGTCCCCCGACGGCTCGCTGCGGGGCTCTCCGCGTTCTTCGTCGGCGTCGCGAGCAACCTCACGACGCCGGTCCGCGGGCTCATCTACCTGTTGCCCGAGGGCGTCGCCCGGTCGCTGGCCGGGGCCTTCGGCTACGAACTCAGCGGGCTCGCGCTCGGCCCGGAGGAGTTCTACTTCTGGGACGCCAGCCGCGTCATCACGGACGACCCGGCGGACTTCGCCACGTACACGCCCGCGAGGGGGTACAGCGTCAACGAGTTCCCCCTGTTCGCCTGGCTCAACGGCGACCTGCACGCTCACATGATGAGCACGGGCTTTCTGATTCTCGCGGCGGCGCTGTGTTTCAGCTACTACCAGACGCCGGCCGAGGAGCGCCGACGGCGGCTGGCGCTGCTGTTCGGGGCCCTGCCCGCCGTCGCCGGGTTCATGGCGGTGACGAACACGTGGTCGTTCCCGTCGGTCGCCGGGCTCGCGATGGTGACCGTCGCCATGGCGCCGGCCAGCCCCGCCACGCTCCTGCCCGCGTCGCTCCGTGACCCGCTCCCGGTCGAGGGAGCGCCGGCCGAGGCGAGCCGCATCGGGCTCGCGGTCGCCGTCGCCGTCGGCGTGGTCGCGCTGGGGCTGCTCTGGTCGCTCCCCTTCTGGTTCGGCGTCGGCAGCGGCCGCGAGGTCGCCGTCCTCCCCGACCGAAGCAGCCTCATGGAGCTCGTGGCGATACACGGGCTGTTCCTCGCGCCGTTTGGCCTGTATCTGTACGCACAGATCGGCCGGACCGTCGGGACCGGACGCGCGCGCCTCGTCGGCGCGGGCTTTCTCGGTGTCGTCGCCGTCGGCACAGTGGTCGACCTGGCCGCTGTCGGCCTCGTCGTCCCGCTGCTCGTCGGCGCGTGGCTGTTCGCCCGCTCGCCGACCGGCGGACAGTCCTCCGGCCCGCTCCCGGCGCTTGCCGACGGCGGCGAGCGCCCCGTCGGCTTCGAGACGGTGCTGCTGGTGGCCGGCGCCGGTCTGGTCGTCCTCGTGGAGTTCGTCTTCATCAAGGAGAACGTCGGGCGGATGAACACGGTGTTCAAGACGTACATGCAGGTGTGGGTGCTGTGGTCGGCCGCGGTCGGCCCGGTGCTAGCGTGGTTGCTGACGCGCTGGCGTCCGGACGGCGAGACGACGCGCCGGCTGGTCAAGAACGGGACGACGCTGTTCGTCGTCGTGCTCGTCTGTTCGACGTCGGTGTACGGCGCGATCGCGCTGCCGAACCACGTCGGTCGGGGCGGAGAGCCGACCCTCGACGGGATGGCGTATCTCGACGACGCCCACGCCGGGGAGGCGGAGGCGATCCGCTGGATGGACCGCGAAATCGACGGCCGGCCGAACATCGTCACCGCGGCGCCGGCCGGCTACTTCTGGGAGCCCGCCGAGGGCAGTGGCGCGAGCGCCCCGTCGAGTCTGACTGGTATCCCGACGGTGGCCGGCTGGCACCACGAGGCCCAGTACCGAAACGACAGCATCTACGACGAGCGCGTCACCGACGTCCGAACCATCTACACCGGGCAACCGGCAGCGCAACGCGAACTCCTCGAAACGTACGACGTGGAGTACATCTACAACGGGCCCGCCGAACGGGAGCGATACGGGGTTATCTCGGTCGACCGTCTCGACGCCGTGACCGAAATCCACCGCTCCGGCACGGTCATTATCTACCGCGTCGACCGAAGCGAACTCTGA
- a CDS encoding HAH_0734 family protein produces MKKLIIRGDPGLRKGGRIEYDGEAYEVFAVARQGDWHGPDRVQLWCTIGSEDEEETFRTQEYIPMHLDTDNVDAEAVTVLRERAEA; encoded by the coding sequence ATGAAAAAGCTCATCATCCGTGGCGACCCCGGCCTCCGGAAGGGCGGCCGCATCGAGTACGACGGCGAGGCGTACGAGGTGTTCGCGGTCGCCCGCCAGGGCGACTGGCACGGCCCCGACCGGGTGCAGCTCTGGTGTACCATCGGAAGCGAGGACGAAGAGGAGACCTTCCGGACGCAGGAGTACATCCCGATGCATCTGGACACCGACAACGTCGACGCCGAGGCCGTCACCGTACTGCGAGAACGCGCCGAGGCCTGA
- a CDS encoding NADPH-dependent FMN reductase has protein sequence MPERDTPRVLALCGSLREESRTRIALDVALTAAGDSGVVTDLVDLRGLTLPSLHATDGTPPDADRLCERVDRADAVLLGTPNYHGSYSGSLKNALDYCGREEFADTTVGLLEVAAGAVPGSALIHLRTVCRTLHAWTLPTEVAVPDSHAVITDGGIADDDIAQRVRGLGRELADYAGVARYPELADQPRPSGDIGDVHD, from the coding sequence ATGCCAGAACGCGACACACCACGGGTTCTCGCCCTCTGTGGGAGTCTCCGCGAGGAGAGCCGGACCCGCATCGCGCTCGACGTGGCACTCACCGCCGCCGGCGACAGCGGCGTGGTGACCGACCTCGTCGACCTCCGGGGCCTCACGCTCCCGAGCCTCCACGCTACCGACGGCACGCCTCCGGACGCCGACCGGCTGTGCGAGCGCGTCGACCGCGCCGACGCCGTCCTGCTGGGCACGCCGAACTACCACGGCTCCTACTCGGGGTCGCTGAAGAACGCCCTCGACTACTGCGGCCGCGAGGAGTTCGCGGACACGACCGTCGGCCTGCTCGAAGTCGCCGCCGGCGCCGTCCCCGGCTCCGCGCTCATCCATCTCCGGACCGTCTGCCGGACGCTACACGCCTGGACGCTGCCGACCGAGGTCGCCGTCCCGGACTCGCACGCGGTGATTACCGACGGTGGTATCGCGGACGACGACATCGCACAGCGGGTCCGGGGCCTCGGCCGCGAACTGGCCGACTACGCCGGCGTCGCGCGCTACCCCGAACTCGCCGACCAGCCACGGCCAAGCGGTGACATCGGTGATGTCCATGACTGA
- a CDS encoding NADP-dependent oxidoreductase yields MTDTPTDETTRQMRAIRVHEYGDADVLTYERVPRPQPADDELLVRVRAAGVNPIDWMVREGYADEALDPSLPYVPGWDLSGTVEAVGDDVTAFGPGDEVFGLVGMPDPGRTYAEYAAVPADDVVPKPESLDHTAAAGVPMVALTAWRGLFEAGNLTPDQRLLVHAAAGGVGHMAVQFADEVGAHVVGTASGRNEAFLRDLGVDEFVDYRERAFETAVDGVDLVLDAVGGDTLDRSVDVLNQNGRIVTLPEPPGDDVVARARSERNGTVDWFSVEPDPDALARIRDRIDAGQVTPTVSETWSLADAGAAHQRSQTGHVRGKLVLRTDQR; encoded by the coding sequence ATGACTGACACCCCGACCGACGAGACGACCCGGCAGATGCGCGCGATTCGCGTCCACGAGTACGGTGACGCGGACGTGTTGACCTACGAGAGGGTTCCCCGGCCACAGCCGGCCGACGACGAACTACTCGTTCGCGTTCGGGCCGCCGGTGTGAACCCCATCGACTGGATGGTACGGGAGGGGTACGCCGACGAGGCGCTCGACCCCTCGCTCCCGTACGTGCCCGGTTGGGACCTCTCGGGGACGGTCGAAGCAGTCGGCGACGACGTGACGGCGTTCGGGCCCGGCGACGAGGTGTTCGGGCTCGTGGGGATGCCCGACCCGGGGCGCACCTACGCCGAGTACGCGGCCGTCCCGGCCGACGACGTCGTCCCGAAACCGGAGTCGCTCGACCACACGGCCGCCGCCGGCGTCCCGATGGTGGCACTGACCGCGTGGCGGGGGCTCTTCGAGGCGGGCAACCTGACCCCCGACCAGCGCCTGCTCGTCCACGCCGCCGCCGGCGGCGTCGGTCACATGGCGGTCCAGTTCGCCGACGAGGTCGGTGCCCACGTCGTCGGTACGGCCTCCGGGCGGAACGAGGCGTTCCTCCGGGACCTCGGCGTCGACGAGTTCGTCGACTACCGCGAGCGAGCGTTCGAGACCGCCGTGGACGGCGTCGACCTCGTGCTCGACGCGGTCGGCGGTGACACGCTCGACCGCTCCGTCGACGTGTTGAACCAGAACGGCCGTATCGTTACGCTCCCGGAGCCGCCGGGAGACGACGTCGTCGCCCGGGCCCGATCCGAACGGAACGGGACCGTCGACTGGTTCAGCGTGGAACCGGACCCCGACGCGCTGGCGCGCATCCGCGACCGCATCGACGCGGGGCAGGTTACACCGACCGTCAGCGAGACGTGGTCTCTCGCGGACGCCGGGGCCGCCCACCAGCGAAGCCAGACGGGACACGTCCGCGGGAAGCTCGTCCTCCGCACCGACCAGCGGTGA
- a CDS encoding DUF7351 domain-containing protein, which yields MHRLEAVALAHRSDHCLGPAEAFSLVGDETRMTILEALWHAEDPPVQFSTLYELSETDTSARFNYHLNQLTGHFVRKRDGGYELRTAGENVVRAVVAGSFNAHPAPESFETGDPCTQCGETLVASYDDEHLAVDCPACGRAHGEYGFPPGGLLGRDDSEVLAAFDRRVRHRHSLARDGVCPACSGRIRTAIARAGECCLDADLRVEYSCAQCLHSFCSPIGVALLDQPALVAFHRDHGIDLGATPYWRLDWCVTDDHLTVDSTDPWRITLTVALGGDTLSVTVDEALRLVDSDPDDAVTGPPLARGSADRRG from the coding sequence ATGCACAGGCTGGAGGCCGTCGCGCTCGCTCATCGGTCCGACCACTGTCTCGGCCCGGCCGAGGCGTTCTCGCTGGTCGGGGACGAGACCCGGATGACGATTCTCGAAGCCCTCTGGCACGCCGAGGACCCTCCCGTCCAGTTCTCGACGCTGTACGAACTGTCGGAGACCGACACGAGCGCGCGTTTCAACTACCACCTGAACCAGCTCACCGGTCACTTCGTCCGGAAGCGAGACGGGGGGTACGAGCTCAGGACGGCCGGCGAGAACGTCGTCAGGGCGGTGGTCGCGGGCTCGTTCAACGCCCACCCGGCCCCGGAGTCGTTCGAGACCGGCGACCCCTGTACCCAGTGTGGCGAGACGCTGGTGGCGAGCTACGACGACGAACACCTCGCCGTCGACTGTCCCGCGTGTGGACGGGCCCACGGGGAGTACGGGTTCCCTCCCGGCGGCCTCCTCGGCCGTGACGACAGCGAGGTCCTCGCCGCGTTCGACCGTCGCGTTCGACATCGACACAGCCTCGCCAGGGACGGCGTCTGTCCGGCCTGCAGCGGGCGGATACGGACGGCCATCGCCCGGGCCGGCGAGTGCTGTCTCGACGCCGACCTCCGTGTCGAGTACAGCTGTGCCCAGTGTCTCCACTCGTTTTGCTCGCCCATCGGCGTCGCGTTGCTGGACCAGCCCGCGCTCGTGGCGTTCCATCGCGACCACGGCATCGACCTCGGGGCCACCCCCTACTGGCGGCTCGACTGGTGTGTGACCGACGACCACCTGACCGTCGACTCGACCGACCCGTGGCGAATCACCCTCACCGTGGCACTCGGCGGCGACACGCTCTCGGTCACGGTCGACGAAGCGCTGAGACTCGTCGATTCGGACCCCGACGACGCGGTGACCGGTCCCCCGCTGGCAAGGGGTTCGGCGGACCGTCGCGGGTGA
- a CDS encoding 50S ribosomal protein L44e, which produces MEMPRRFNTYCPHCNEHNEHEVEKVRSGRSSGMKKVNDRQRKRRGTGIGNKGKFSKVPGGDKPTKKTDLKYICSDCGKAHLREGWRAGRLEFQE; this is translated from the coding sequence ATGGAGATGCCGCGACGTTTCAACACGTACTGTCCGCACTGTAACGAGCACAACGAACACGAGGTCGAGAAGGTCCGCTCGGGCCGCTCGTCCGGTATGAAAAAGGTCAACGACCGCCAGCGCAAGCGGCGCGGGACCGGTATCGGGAACAAAGGTAAGTTCTCGAAGGTCCCCGGTGGGGACAAGCCCACGAAGAAGACCGACCTGAAGTACATCTGCTCGGACTGTGGGAAGGCCCACCTCCGAGAGGGATGGCGCGCAGGCCGACTGGAGTTCCAGGAGTAA
- a CDS encoding 30S ribosomal protein S27e, producing MAGSFITVACPDCENEQTIFEKAASEVACAVCGHTLATPTGGKAIIEGEVTDVVEAR from the coding sequence ATGGCAGGAAGCTTCATCACCGTCGCCTGTCCGGACTGTGAGAACGAACAGACCATCTTCGAGAAGGCCGCGAGCGAAGTCGCGTGTGCCGTCTGTGGCCACACGCTCGCCACCCCGACGGGCGGGAAGGCCATCATCGAAGGCGAAGTGACCGACGTCGTCGAGGCCCGGTAA
- a CDS encoding translation initiation factor IF-2 subunit alpha — protein sequence MKYSGWPEPSELVVGKVDEIEDFGVFVDLEEYEGKRGLCHISEVASGWIKNVRDHVSEGQTVVAKVLEVDESAQQIDLSIKDVNDHQRKEKIQEWKNEQKADNWMELAFGEDIADEEYSDIANALLSEFGSLYDGFEAAAIHGESALEDTGLDESAVESLVETARDNVSVPYVNVTGYVDLTCPDSAGVDVIKEALQAAEGNGEVPEEIQLEVTYVGSPEYRIQVQAPDYKTAEGELEESAARARSVVEAEGGSAQFHRDRDEDDE from the coding sequence ATGAAATACAGCGGCTGGCCAGAACCGAGCGAACTCGTCGTCGGCAAGGTCGACGAAATCGAGGACTTCGGTGTCTTCGTCGACCTCGAAGAGTACGAGGGCAAGCGTGGCCTCTGTCACATCTCCGAGGTCGCGAGCGGCTGGATCAAGAACGTCCGTGACCACGTCAGCGAGGGCCAGACGGTCGTCGCGAAGGTGCTCGAAGTGGACGAGAGCGCCCAGCAGATAGACCTCTCTATCAAGGACGTCAACGACCACCAGCGCAAGGAGAAGATTCAGGAGTGGAAAAACGAGCAGAAGGCCGACAACTGGATGGAGCTGGCCTTCGGCGAGGACATCGCCGACGAGGAGTACAGCGACATCGCCAACGCCCTGCTCTCGGAGTTCGGTTCGCTGTACGACGGCTTCGAGGCCGCCGCCATCCACGGCGAGTCGGCCCTCGAAGACACCGGGCTCGACGAGTCTGCGGTCGAGTCGCTGGTCGAGACGGCCCGCGACAACGTCTCCGTGCCCTACGTCAACGTCACGGGCTACGTCGACCTGACGTGTCCCGACAGCGCGGGCGTCGACGTCATCAAGGAGGCCCTGCAGGCCGCTGAGGGTAACGGCGAAGTGCCCGAGGAGATTCAGCTCGAAGTCACCTACGTCGGCTCCCCGGAGTACCGCATTCAGGTACAGGCGCCCGACTACAAGACCGCCGAGGGCGAACTCGAAGAGAGCGCCGCCCGCGCCCGCTCGGTCGTCGAGGCCGAAGGCGGCAGCGCCCAGTTCCACCGCGACCGCGACGAAGACGACGAATGA
- a CDS encoding RNA-protein complex protein Nop10 → MKSDIRVCSAWRAEHDRPVYTLSSTCPDCGAEAVNSAPAPFDPADPHGEYRRSLKRRRRQ, encoded by the coding sequence ATGAAATCGGACATCCGGGTGTGTTCGGCCTGGCGGGCCGAACACGACCGCCCGGTGTACACCCTCTCTTCGACGTGTCCCGACTGCGGAGCCGAGGCCGTAAACAGCGCCCCGGCGCCTTTCGACCCGGCCGACCCACACGGCGAGTATCGACGTTCACTTAAGCGCCGACGCCGGCAGTAG
- a CDS encoding proteasome assembly chaperone family protein produces the protein MDEFDIDVLADPALDEPVLVEGLPGVGHVGKLAAEHLLEELDSELVRRVYSTHFPPQVSVEDGRTQLACAEFHAVTPEEGRDMLVLTGDHQAQDNEGHYGLTTTFLDIGADFGVEEVYALGGVPTGELVEEYDVLGATTTDDFGDRLTEAGVEFREDEPAGGIVGVSGLLLGLSERRDTPAACLMGETSGYLVDPKSAQAVLEILQEVVGFEVEYESLEERADEMEEVVRKIQQMEEQNAPSPADEDLRYIG, from the coding sequence ATGGACGAATTCGACATCGACGTACTCGCCGACCCGGCTCTCGACGAGCCGGTGCTGGTCGAGGGGCTGCCGGGCGTGGGCCACGTCGGGAAACTCGCCGCCGAGCACCTGCTCGAAGAGCTCGACAGCGAGCTCGTCCGGCGGGTGTACTCGACGCATTTCCCCCCGCAGGTCAGTGTCGAGGACGGGCGGACCCAGCTCGCGTGTGCCGAGTTCCACGCCGTCACCCCAGAAGAGGGACGGGACATGCTCGTGCTCACGGGTGACCATCAGGCACAGGACAACGAGGGCCACTACGGCCTCACTACGACCTTCCTCGACATCGGCGCCGACTTCGGCGTCGAGGAGGTGTACGCGCTCGGCGGCGTCCCGACGGGCGAACTCGTCGAGGAGTACGACGTGCTCGGGGCGACGACGACCGACGACTTCGGCGACCGACTCACCGAGGCCGGCGTCGAGTTCCGCGAGGACGAACCCGCCGGCGGCATCGTCGGCGTCTCGGGCCTCCTGCTCGGCCTGAGCGAGCGCCGGGACACCCCCGCGGCCTGTCTGATGGGCGAGACCTCCGGCTATCTGGTCGACCCCAAGAGCGCACAGGCGGTTCTGGAGATTCTCCAGGAGGTCGTCGGCTTCGAGGTGGAGTACGAATCGCTCGAGGAGCGCGCCGACGAGATGGAGGAAGTCGTGCGCAAGATCCAGCAGATGGAGGAACAGAACGCCCCGTCGCCGGCCGACGAAGACCTGCGCTACATCGGATAG
- a CDS encoding J domain-containing protein, whose amino-acid sequence MQADPGALPEWLVFGLLLGIAGSLFVAVLFLVAGRLFPAKRQARGLREGGEERRRTEIREYLDAIDEQFAENHYVAGQHVAFYLPRRDVAITFDARAYYRIERSPTTPVLVEHEMPGAYLGQRLPFETPEVSLGPEPEPEPPADPARQAFAELGLRESATLAEVKSAYRDRVKQVHPDHGGDEEEFKRVREAYTLAKQHAA is encoded by the coding sequence GTGCAGGCAGACCCGGGTGCGCTACCGGAGTGGCTGGTGTTTGGCCTCCTCCTCGGGATAGCCGGCAGTCTGTTCGTCGCCGTCCTCTTTCTCGTCGCCGGCCGGCTGTTCCCCGCGAAGCGACAGGCACGCGGGCTGCGCGAGGGCGGCGAGGAACGCCGCCGCACCGAGATTCGCGAGTATCTCGACGCCATCGACGAGCAGTTCGCCGAGAACCACTACGTGGCGGGCCAACACGTCGCCTTCTACCTGCCGAGACGCGACGTCGCCATCACCTTCGACGCGCGGGCGTACTACCGCATCGAGCGCTCGCCCACCACGCCGGTGCTGGTCGAACACGAGATGCCGGGCGCCTATCTGGGCCAGCGGCTCCCCTTCGAGACGCCCGAGGTGTCGCTCGGCCCCGAGCCCGAACCGGAGCCCCCGGCCGACCCGGCCAGACAGGCATTCGCCGAGCTGGGGCTGCGGGAGTCGGCGACGCTGGCCGAGGTGAAATCCGCCTACCGGGACCGGGTCAAGCAGGTCCATCCGGACCACGGCGGCGACGAGGAAGAGTTCAAACGGGTGCGGGAGGCCTACACGCTCGCGAAACAGCACGCGGCCTGA
- a CDS encoding DUF6653 family protein, whose amino-acid sequence MVPDRPDDASPLDRYFWARHANPKSGWSRVATMPLLMACIYRRNWRGLALTLAFVLLNPVLFSPPEDDSAWMTRVVYGERLWTRESHGWLSYPEILNVGNGLAVAYALYAAVRQRPAETALATALSMTLKLWFVSEMVHRYENRAE is encoded by the coding sequence ATGGTACCCGACCGCCCCGACGACGCCTCGCCGCTCGACCGCTACTTCTGGGCCCGTCACGCCAACCCGAAGAGCGGGTGGTCACGCGTCGCCACCATGCCGCTGCTGATGGCCTGCATCTACCGCCGGAACTGGCGCGGGCTGGCGCTGACGCTCGCCTTCGTCCTCCTGAATCCAGTCCTGTTCTCACCGCCCGAGGACGACAGCGCGTGGATGACAAGAGTGGTGTACGGCGAACGGCTGTGGACCCGGGAGTCCCACGGGTGGCTGAGCTATCCGGAGATCCTGAACGTGGGCAACGGGCTGGCTGTGGCCTACGCACTGTACGCCGCGGTCAGGCAGCGACCCGCCGAAACCGCGCTGGCGACGGCGCTGTCGATGACGCTGAAGCTCTGGTTCGTCTCGGAGATGGTCCACCGCTACGAGAACAGGGCCGAGTGA